Proteins encoded within one genomic window of Citricoccus muralis:
- a CDS encoding PEP/pyruvate-binding domain-containing protein: MSRYVCPFAELGAGDRESVGGKCASLGEMVNAGLPVPDGFAVTVEAFEDFRDASDLRTELQTLVQSMQEARPQQLQQAHEQAVELILHRPLPEEMERQISEAYTTLVQNTAQRRGLSEADAVKIPVAVRSSATDEDGDAASFAGQQETFLWVSGADAVLEKIRECWASLYTPQAISYRASMDATEGALASRISVAVQLMADADVAGVTFTVSPTTGDRSVIAINASYGLGQSVVSGEVTPDEYWISKIGPTIKESRIADKAQEYVPNSDGTGIELRDVDAERRSQACLSDDEVIQLAEIAVAVEKHYGTPQDIEWALERNADGTNNVMLLQSRPETNWKKRKDEQATRKKEPNATTGLISYVSSASKGA; this comes from the coding sequence ATGTCACGATACGTCTGCCCCTTCGCTGAGCTGGGCGCGGGAGACCGAGAATCCGTGGGCGGCAAGTGCGCCAGCCTGGGAGAAATGGTCAACGCCGGCTTGCCCGTCCCGGACGGCTTCGCCGTGACCGTGGAAGCGTTCGAAGACTTCCGTGACGCGTCCGATCTCAGGACCGAGCTGCAGACCCTGGTCCAGAGCATGCAGGAGGCCCGTCCACAGCAGCTGCAGCAGGCGCATGAGCAGGCCGTGGAGTTGATCCTGCACCGGCCCCTGCCCGAGGAGATGGAACGACAGATCTCAGAGGCCTACACCACGTTGGTCCAGAACACGGCGCAACGTCGCGGCCTGTCCGAGGCCGATGCCGTGAAGATTCCCGTGGCCGTCAGATCATCCGCCACCGATGAGGACGGGGACGCCGCGTCCTTCGCCGGGCAGCAGGAAACGTTCTTGTGGGTCAGCGGTGCTGACGCGGTGCTGGAGAAGATCCGGGAATGCTGGGCCAGTCTGTACACGCCGCAGGCCATCTCCTACCGCGCCTCCATGGACGCCACGGAGGGAGCTTTGGCCTCGCGGATCTCCGTGGCCGTCCAGCTCATGGCCGATGCCGACGTCGCCGGCGTGACCTTCACCGTTAGCCCGACCACCGGTGACCGTTCCGTGATTGCCATCAATGCCAGCTACGGGCTCGGGCAGTCCGTCGTGTCGGGGGAAGTCACCCCGGACGAGTACTGGATCTCAAAGATCGGCCCGACGATCAAGGAATCCAGAATCGCGGACAAAGCCCAGGAGTACGTTCCCAACAGCGACGGGACCGGAATCGAATTGCGCGACGTCGACGCCGAACGCCGTTCGCAGGCCTGCCTCTCGGACGACGAGGTGATTCAGCTCGCGGAGATCGCCGTCGCCGTAGAAAAGCATTACGGGACGCCACAGGATATCGAATGGGCCTTGGAGCGCAACGCGGACGGAACGAACAACGTCATGCTGCTGCAGTCTCGCCCGGAGACGAATTGGAAGAAGCGCAAGGACGAACAGGCCACCCGCAAGAAGGAACCGAACGCGACGACCGGACTCATCTCCTACGTCTCATCTGCATCGAAGGGAGCCTGA
- a CDS encoding PEP-utilizing enzyme: MTQADMSQDTRPATEKSFPNPYEIATPPGAEGWEEMYSYHNRFLETRRAEDSQKTWFRNSLHFPEVSYPFDHALIDGSFTGTGVTNTRVFALPPALGLDVRVINGYTYMSTLPAPDEETQARRAEEFSQRAGYYFQNWDTLYKEWESRVTAAIRAVVDIEVPELSEFEPIEKVLEDRGPTQGNLFLAGYHRLVEAGDQIWTLHSEFLNLGYAAYLQFLTLCKDHFPEIDDQTVSRMVSGIDVLLFRPDDELRNLARLAEELGVSDAIKSATSEEELNTALEPEEAGRTWLAALEEAKDPWFNFSYGSGMYHSHRSWIDDMSLPIRAIGDYIDQLRAGDDLTRPLDRLQAERDEIVDRYRELLDEDDRPVFDEALGLARTVFPYVENHNFYVEHWFLTGFWNKVREFSAKFVEWGFWDDVEDIFFLRRAEVEEAVYDLQMAWGAGGTAQGGYYWPAIIQRRREIYQALDAWTPPPALGPVPGDVSEPLTIMLWGITPETVDRWLKAQDGGSSSTVLEGFAGSPGVTEGRARVVLRPDELDTVQDGEILVAPVTSPSWTPVFGRIRGAVSDIGGIMCHAAIVSREYELPAVVGVGFGTSNIKTGQLIRVDGDAGTVTILEEQK; the protein is encoded by the coding sequence ATGACTCAGGCAGATATGAGCCAGGACACGCGCCCTGCCACCGAGAAAAGCTTCCCGAATCCCTATGAGATCGCCACGCCACCGGGGGCTGAAGGCTGGGAGGAGATGTATTCCTACCACAACCGATTCCTCGAGACCCGACGGGCCGAGGATTCGCAGAAGACCTGGTTCCGCAACTCCCTACACTTCCCCGAAGTCTCATACCCCTTCGACCACGCCCTCATCGATGGATCGTTCACGGGCACCGGAGTGACCAACACCCGCGTCTTCGCCCTGCCGCCGGCGCTGGGTCTAGATGTGAGAGTCATCAACGGCTACACCTACATGTCCACGCTTCCCGCTCCGGACGAGGAGACCCAGGCCCGCCGCGCCGAAGAATTCTCCCAGCGTGCTGGGTACTACTTCCAGAACTGGGACACCCTCTACAAGGAATGGGAATCCCGGGTGACCGCAGCCATCCGGGCGGTCGTGGACATCGAGGTTCCGGAACTCAGCGAGTTTGAGCCCATTGAAAAGGTGCTCGAAGACCGCGGCCCCACCCAGGGCAACCTCTTCTTGGCCGGCTATCACCGGCTGGTGGAAGCGGGCGACCAGATCTGGACGCTGCATTCGGAATTCCTGAACCTCGGTTACGCCGCATACCTGCAGTTCCTGACGCTGTGCAAGGACCATTTCCCGGAGATCGACGACCAGACGGTCTCCCGGATGGTCTCCGGAATCGACGTGCTACTGTTCCGTCCCGACGACGAACTGCGCAATCTCGCCCGCCTCGCAGAAGAGCTCGGCGTCTCCGACGCCATCAAGTCCGCCACTTCCGAGGAGGAACTGAACACGGCGCTCGAGCCGGAAGAAGCAGGCCGCACGTGGCTGGCCGCACTGGAAGAAGCCAAAGACCCGTGGTTCAACTTCTCCTACGGATCCGGTATGTATCACTCCCACCGAAGCTGGATTGATGACATGTCGCTACCCATCCGGGCCATCGGCGACTATATCGACCAGCTGCGAGCCGGCGACGACCTCACCCGCCCCCTGGACCGGCTACAGGCCGAGCGCGACGAGATCGTGGATCGGTACCGTGAGCTGCTCGACGAGGACGACCGTCCCGTCTTCGACGAAGCCCTGGGGCTGGCCCGCACCGTCTTCCCCTACGTGGAGAACCACAACTTCTACGTCGAGCACTGGTTCTTGACCGGTTTCTGGAACAAGGTCCGCGAATTCAGTGCAAAATTCGTTGAATGGGGCTTCTGGGATGATGTCGAGGACATTTTCTTCCTCCGTCGCGCCGAGGTCGAAGAGGCCGTCTATGACTTGCAGATGGCCTGGGGCGCCGGCGGCACCGCACAGGGCGGCTACTACTGGCCGGCCATCATCCAGCGACGCCGCGAGATCTACCAGGCGCTCGACGCCTGGACGCCTCCGCCGGCGCTGGGCCCCGTTCCGGGGGATGTCAGCGAACCTCTGACGATCATGCTCTGGGGCATCACCCCGGAAACCGTCGATCGCTGGCTCAAGGCGCAGGACGGCGGCTCGTCCTCGACCGTCTTGGAGGGGTTCGCCGGGTCTCCTGGCGTGACCGAAGGACGGGCGCGCGTCGTGCTGCGCCCGGACGAGCTCGACACCGTGCAAGACGGCGAGATCCTCGTCGCCCCGGTGACGAGCCCGAGCTGGACCCCGGTCTTCGGCCGCATCCGTGGAGCGGTCTCCGACATCGGCGGCATCATGTGCCACGCCGCCATTGTGTCCCGCGAGTACGAGCTGCCCGCCGTGGTCGGCGTCGGCTTCGGCACATCCAATATCAAGACCGGCCAGCTGATCCGCGTCGATGGCGATGCTGGCACCGTCACGATCTTGGAGGAACAGAAGTGA
- the accB gene encoding acetyl-CoA carboxylase biotin carboxyl carrier protein encodes MAEITTPTWDELVKLVAELDGSNFENVSIDYGEVSLRMSRDELQPDAPARNRAETPTPAPADPAPVPTSNAAAAAPSAHDTETASAASEGTAVSSPMVGVFYRSPSPDAPPFVTEGDRVEADSTVGIIEVMKLMNPVQAGVAGVVSSFAAADAQAVEYGQDLLHIIPETS; translated from the coding sequence ATGGCCGAGATCACCACACCGACCTGGGACGAGCTGGTGAAGCTGGTCGCGGAGCTCGACGGATCGAACTTTGAGAACGTCTCGATCGACTACGGCGAGGTGTCCCTGCGGATGTCCCGGGATGAGCTTCAGCCCGATGCACCGGCACGGAATCGGGCGGAGACACCGACACCCGCGCCAGCGGATCCTGCTCCGGTCCCGACCTCCAACGCCGCGGCCGCCGCCCCGTCCGCTCACGACACCGAGACGGCCTCGGCTGCTTCCGAGGGAACGGCCGTCTCTTCACCGATGGTGGGGGTCTTCTACCGTTCCCCCTCCCCTGACGCGCCGCCCTTCGTGACGGAAGGCGACCGGGTCGAGGCGGACTCGACGGTCGGCATCATCGAGGTCATGAAGCTGATGAACCCCGTTCAGGCGGGTGTCGCCGGTGTGGTGTCATCCTTCGCGGCGGCCGACGCGCAGGCGGTCGAATACGGCCAGGATCTGCTGCACATCATCCCGGAGACGTCATGA